The genomic window ATATTTCCATTTTCTGTTATCAGATAATCATTTTCCAAACGGCATCCTATTCCTTCTTCTCTAATGTAAATTCCAGGTTCGCAAGTAAGCACCATTCCCTTTTCAAAAGGTCTTGAATACAAACCAACATCATGAACATCAAGTCCTAAATGATGCGCAGTTCCATGCATGAAATATTTCTTGTAAGCAGGTTTTTCTGGATCTTGAGATTTAATTTCTTCTTCAGTAATTAATCCTAATTTTACCAATTCAGCTTCAATTAATTTAGCCATTTGAAGTTCATAATCTTTCGATAAAACTCCAGGCTTTAGTAATTTAGAACCTTCTTTCAAACAATGCAAAACAGATTCGTAAACCTCTTTTTGCCTAGGACTGAAAGTTCCGTTAACCGGAATACATCTTGTGGTATCTGAATTATAGTTGGCATAACAGCTTCCAAAATCGAGAAGAACCATTTCATTCTCTTCGCAAATATCATCATTAGTATTATAATGCAATGAGCATGCATTTCCACCAGAGGCTATAATTGATTTAAAAGCTTGTCTTGTTCCTCCATTTTTTACGGTAGCGTACAACAACTCGGCCTCTAATTCATATTCGTTTATATTAGGACGAATGGTATTTAAAATTCTATGAAAACCTTCAACACTTATTGCTGTTGCTTTTTTAATTAAATCAACTTCCTCGTTCGATTTAATTGGACGCAATTCGCGCGTTATTTTTGCCACA from Flavobacterium sp. KACC 22763 includes these protein-coding regions:
- a CDS encoding aminopeptidase P family protein; this translates as MRYNQIPVSLFIENRKRFTEKMLPNSLAILTSNDVMPNNADDVMGFAQNNDLFYLSGIDQDETILVLYPDAFKEENRAILFVKEANEHTLTWDGDFLTKEQATAISGIKNIKWIHEFEKALQLFAFESDVFYLGHNEHIKRVTAEMETRQDRMIKWCKEKYPLHQYERVAKITRELRPIKSNEEVDLIKKATAISVEGFHRILNTIRPNINEYELEAELLYATVKNGGTRQAFKSIIASGGNACSLHYNTNDDICEENEMVLLDFGSCYANYNSDTTRCIPVNGTFSPRQKEVYESVLHCLKEGSKLLKPGVLSKDYELQMAKLIEAELVKLGLITEEEIKSQDPEKPAYKKYFMHGTAHHLGLDVHDVGLYSRPFEKGMVLTCEPGIYIREEGIGCRLENDYLITENGNINLSEAMPIEIAEIENLIKNKKG